In a single window of the Littorina saxatilis isolate snail1 linkage group LG5, US_GU_Lsax_2.0, whole genome shotgun sequence genome:
- the LOC138967033 gene encoding beta,beta-carotene 15,15'-dioxygenase-like, which produces MAAKAEDDLDTTSEPLPQWMTLDKDSDTKTPVDTEVTGTIPKWLDGNLYRNGSGVYSVGDQQLDHLFDGFAVIHRFIIHDGEVKYQSRILDTDTWVKSCKANRLVVSQFAAYAYPDPCKGMFDKMTSYLLPLSADNMTDNTAVNIVEYGDKLYAMTETTLINEVDPQTLLRKTKVDLRDTVAVHIATAHPHFDTDGTMYNLGTCFNPTSAYSIVSIPPPQPGVDGAEAFKQATLLTAIPSRFNMHISYNHSFGMSENFFVVLEQPITLNILKVVTTNWRREGFASNFVKFPEETIAFNVIRRSDNSLLPVTFQADTTFCFHFVNCYEVEEHLVVDFCGYEDINIIDDLYLKNVMSAEYKAKIPPATFRRYVLPYNVTEAEDDVNLVQVAGSKATAYMKTPGIIHLTPDYITDDKIRLELPRINYQMCNGKKYRYAYGTSILMAEERLMKVDLEQRKIVEWNEVGYSPGEPVFVPKPGAKAEDDGVILSPVLSNLPNTPSYLLVLDAKTFKEVGRAIAPCDVKMAMSFHGSFVEGQDFGSKSSAPAESAHTD; this is translated from the exons ATGGCAGCTAAAGCAGAAGATGACCTTGACACCACATCAGAACCCCTACCTCAGTGGATGACCTTGGACAAAGACTCCGACACAAAGACACCGGTGGATACAGAAGTAACAG GTACAATTCCAAAATGGCTGGACGGCAATCTGTACCGCAACGGGTCAGGTGTTTATAGTGTGGGTGACCAGCAGCTTGACCACCTGTTCGATGGTTTTGCCGTCATCCATCGCTTCATTATTCATGACGGAGAAGTCAAGTACCAGTCTCGTATCCTTGACACTGACACCTGGGTCAAATCGTGCAAGGCCAACCGACTTGTGGTGTCGCAGTTTGCTGCCTACGCCTACCCTGATCCTTGCAAGGGCATGTTTGATAA GATGACGTCGTACCTGCTCCCTTTGAGCGCGGACAACATGACCGATAACACTGCTGTCAACATCGTTGAATATGGCGACAAGTTGTACGCCATGACGGAAACCACTCTTATCAATGAAGTCGACCCACAAACGTTGCTGAGAAAGACTAAG GTGGATCTGAGAGACACTGTGGCAGTACACATTGCGACAGCCCATCCTCATTTCGACACTGACGGAACTATGTACAACCTGGGCACTTGTTTCAATCCCACTTCAGCCTACAGCATAGTGTCCATACCGCCACCACAACCCGGTGTAG ACGGGGCAGAAGCGTTCAAGCAAGCGACTCTACTGACTGCTATTCCTTCACGGTTCAACATGCACATCAGTTACAATCACAGCTTTGGCATGTCCGAGAACTTCTTTGTGGTACTGGAACAGCCGATCACACTCAACATTCTGAAGGTGGTCACCACCAATTGGCGACGGGAAGGATTTGCTTCCAACTTCGTCAAGTTCCCAGAGGAAACG ATTGCCTTCAACGTCATCCGCCGCTCGGATAACTCACTGCTGCCTGTGACGTTTCAAGCAGACACAACATTCTGCTTTCACTTCGTCAACTGCTACGAAGTTGAGGAACATCTGGTGGTGGACTTCTGTGGCTACGAGGACATCAACATCATTGACGACTTGTACCTGAAGAATGTCATGAGTGCTGAATACAAAGCCAAGATTCCGCCAGCAACCTTCCGCCGTTACGTTTTGCCCTACAATGTGACGGAG GCAGAGGATGACGTCAACCTTGTCCAAGTAGCGGGATCCAAAGCCACTGCCTACATGAAAACACCAGGAATCATTCATCTCACTCCAGACTACATCACAGACG ACAAAATTAGGCTAGAATTGCCTCGAATCAACTACCAGATGTGCAATGGCAAGAAATACCGCTACGCCTATGGGACTTCAATTTTGATGGCGGAAGAGAGG CTGATGAAGGTTGACTTGGAGCAGAGGAAGATCGTGGAGTGGAACGAGGTTGGGTACAGTCCTGGAGAACCTGTCTTTGTGCCCAAGCCTGGTGCCAAGGCTGAGGATGACG GTGTGATCCTTTCTCCAGTGTTGAGTAACCTTCCCAACACCCCATCCTACCTACTGGTTCTGGACGCCAAGACCTTTAAAGAAGTGGGACGCGCCATTGCACCTTGCGACGTCAAAATGGCAATGTCCTTCCATGGTTCTTTTGTGGAGGGGCAGGACTTCGGCAGTAAGTCATCCGCACCTGCAGAGTCAGCTCACACCGACTAG